CAACCGATTGCTTTATTGATGAAAAATTCAGAACTGCCAAAATTGTTTACCAATATTTTCTCAAGCAACTGTGTATTTGTTTTATCTTTTCTGCACAGCTGATGGTCAATAGCAATTCTTCGCACCCAAAAATCATCATCTGTTGACCATTCAAGCATTAAGTTGTTTATTCTCTCGTCAAAAAAATGCTATATTTCCAACAATTCTGTCCAACCCATCTATTGTATCCCACCATTGATTTGTTAAACAAGGTTGAAAACGCGGATATCAAACGTGAAAAACCACGTCTTTATGGAGGTGACGACTAATGGATTATACGATCCGCTATGGTTTGGAATTCAATCCTTTCCTAAAGAATTCCAAAGAAATCTTTGTATCAACAGACGAATCCAAAGAAGTTTTATTCCGGCTGGACTATCTTGCAAAAACAAAGGGCTTTGGACTGCTTACCGGCAGCCCCGGCCGCGGAAAAACAACCGCAATCAGGAAATGGGTACAAAC
The Roseburia rectibacter DNA segment above includes these coding regions:
- a CDS encoding DNA alkylation repair protein; amino-acid sequence: MLEWSTDDDFWVRRIAIDHQLCRKDKTNTQLLEKILVNNFGSSEFFINKAIGWSLRDYSKTNPDWVRNFVETYKDKMDKLSIREASKYL